From the Primulina tabacum isolate GXHZ01 chromosome 3, ASM2559414v2, whole genome shotgun sequence genome, one window contains:
- the LOC142539310 gene encoding monothiol glutaredoxin-S10-like isoform X2 has product MASIYGASQLARGFDSLSPATPLRTQFAVLSRFPNVVSTIFWGDYVKLCKTISRNSQPINMRAMCSASFGQGTEDAVKKTVGGNPVVVYSKPWCSPSRTRTTKGFGKANWTVNCSQCIYRGQTYWWLYRVITEIAGTSKSYGVISSVNANNDTVKLHQEGKLKPLLAEAGAKKSE; this is encoded by the exons ATGGCGTCAATATACGGAGCGTCTCAGCTCGCAAGGGGCTTCGATTCCCTCTCTCCCGCTACTCCTTTGCGTACCCAATTCGCCGTTCTTTCTCGCTTCCCAAATGTTGTTTCAACTATTTTCTGGGGCGATTACGTTAAACTTTGCAAAACCATTTCAAGAAATTCGCAGCCCATCAACATGCGGGCGATGTGTTCCGCGTCATTCGGACAGGGAACGGAAGACGCCGTCAAGAAGACCGTAGGAGGAAACCCAGTTGTCGTTTACTCCAAACCTTGGTGCTC GCCCTCAAGGACAAGAACTACAAAAGGCTTTGGAAAAGCTAACTGGACAGTCAACTGTTCCCAATGTATTTATAG GGGGCAAACATATTGGTGGCTGTACAG GGTAATCACTGAAATAGCAGGGACTTCTAAATCTTATGGCGTGATTAGCTCAGTTAATGCCAATAATG ATACTGTCAAGCTGCATCAAGAAGGAAAACTAAAGCCTTTGTTGGCCGAAGCTGGTGCGAAAAAGTCAGAGTAG
- the LOC142539310 gene encoding monothiol glutaredoxin-S10-like isoform X1, giving the protein MASIYGASQLARGFDSLSPATPLRTQFAVLSRFPNVVSTIFWGDYVKLCKTISRNSQPINMRAMCSASFGQGTEDAVKKTVGGNPVVVYSKPWCSFSSEVKYLFKSVGVEPFVIELDQLGPQGQELQKALEKLTGQSTVPNVFIGGKHIGGCTDTVKLHQEGKLKPLLAEAGAKKSE; this is encoded by the exons ATGGCGTCAATATACGGAGCGTCTCAGCTCGCAAGGGGCTTCGATTCCCTCTCTCCCGCTACTCCTTTGCGTACCCAATTCGCCGTTCTTTCTCGCTTCCCAAATGTTGTTTCAACTATTTTCTGGGGCGATTACGTTAAACTTTGCAAAACCATTTCAAGAAATTCGCAGCCCATCAACATGCGGGCGATGTGTTCCGCGTCATTCGGACAGGGAACGGAAGACGCCGTCAAGAAGACCGTAGGAGGAAACCCAGTTGTCGTTTACTCCAAACCTTGGTGCTC GTTCTCATCGGAGGTGAAGTATTTGTTCAAGAGTGTTGGCGTCGAGCCATTTGTTATTGAGTTGGATCAATTAG GCCCTCAAGGACAAGAACTACAAAAGGCTTTGGAAAAGCTAACTGGACAGTCAACTGTTCCCAATGTATTTATAG GGGGCAAACATATTGGTGGCTGTACAG ATACTGTCAAGCTGCATCAAGAAGGAAAACTAAAGCCTTTGTTGGCCGAAGCTGGTGCGAAAAAGTCAGAGTAG
- the LOC142539310 gene encoding monothiol glutaredoxin-S10-like isoform X3, producing the protein MASIYGASQLARGFDSLSPATPLRTQFAVLSRFPNVVSTIFWGDYVKLCKTISRNSQPINMRAMCSASFGQGTEDAVKKTVGGNPVVVYSKPWCSFSSEVKYLFKSVGVEPFVIELDQLGGKHIGGCTDTVKLHQEGKLKPLLAEAGAKKSE; encoded by the exons ATGGCGTCAATATACGGAGCGTCTCAGCTCGCAAGGGGCTTCGATTCCCTCTCTCCCGCTACTCCTTTGCGTACCCAATTCGCCGTTCTTTCTCGCTTCCCAAATGTTGTTTCAACTATTTTCTGGGGCGATTACGTTAAACTTTGCAAAACCATTTCAAGAAATTCGCAGCCCATCAACATGCGGGCGATGTGTTCCGCGTCATTCGGACAGGGAACGGAAGACGCCGTCAAGAAGACCGTAGGAGGAAACCCAGTTGTCGTTTACTCCAAACCTTGGTGCTC GTTCTCATCGGAGGTGAAGTATTTGTTCAAGAGTGTTGGCGTCGAGCCATTTGTTATTGAGTTGGATCAATTAG GGGGCAAACATATTGGTGGCTGTACAG ATACTGTCAAGCTGCATCAAGAAGGAAAACTAAAGCCTTTGTTGGCCGAAGCTGGTGCGAAAAAGTCAGAGTAG
- the LOC142538815 gene encoding putative indole-3-pyruvate monooxygenase YUCCA5 encodes MRMCNHTDKDDSLPRRCVWVNGPVIVGAGPSGLAAAAGLRQQAVPFVIVERSDCIASLWQKRTYNRLKLHLPKQFCQLPNFPFPDHYPEYPTKNQFIEYLEMYARNFDINPQFNECVELARYDESCGLWRVRTRVSAGGSEVEYICRWLVVATGENAERLVPDIEGLKDFGGEVIHACDYKSGESFRGKKVVVVGCGNSGMEVSLDLCNHGAKPSMVVRSSVHVLPREIFGKSSFELAMLMLKWLPLWVVDKILLVLAWMILGNVEKYGLKRPSTGPLELKNTQGKTPVLDIGALERIKTRDIRVIPGIKKFTRGTVELLNGDKLEIDSVILATGYCSNVPVWLQETVLFSKNGFPKSPLPDGWKGKDGLYAVGFTRTGLSGVSADATKIAQDIGSLWRHNLKHYKKQKVPIHRRCIATFQSKGP; translated from the exons ATGAGAATGTGTAATCATACGGATAAAGATGATTCGTTGCCCCGCAGATGTGTGTGGGTGAACGGCCCTGTTATCGTCGGCGCAGGGCCGTCGGGACTGGCAGCTGCCGCCGGACTGAGGCAGCAAGCCGTCCCGTTCGTGATTGTAGAACGGTCAGATTGCATAGCATCTCTCTGGCAGAAACGGACTTACAATCGCTTGAAGCTTCATCTCCCGAAACAGTTCTGCCAATTGCCGAATTTCCCATTTCCCGATCACTACCCTGAGTACCCGACAAAGAATCAGTTCATCGAATACCTGGAGATGTATGCGAGGAATTTCGACATAAACCCGCAGTTTAATGAGTGCGTGGAGTTGGCGAGGTACGATGAGTCGTGCGGGTTGTGGAGGGTGAGGACGAGAGTCTCTGCCGGCGGGTCTGAGGTGGAGTATATTTGCCGGTGGCTGGTGGTGGCGACGGGGGAGAATGCAGAGCGATTGGTGCCGGATATCGAAGGTTTGAAGGATTTCGGTGGGGAAGTGATTCACGCTTGTGATTACAAGAGTGGGGAGAGTTTCAGGGGGAAGAAGGTGGTGGTTGTGGGCTGTGGGAACTCAGGCATGGAGGTTTCTCTCGATCTTTGCAACCATGGGGCCAAGCCTTCAATGGTTGTTCGCAGCTCG GTTCATGTGCTGCCGAGGGAGATATTTGGGAAGTCATCGTTCGAGCTTGCAATGTTGATGCTGAAATGGCTACCGCTGTGGGTGGTGGACAAGATTTTGCTTGTTTTAGCATGGATGATTCTCGGAAACGTCGAGAAATACGGGCTGAAACGACCATCCACTGGACCATTGGAGCTGAAGAACACTCAAGGGAAGACTCCAGTTCTAGACATTGGCGCACTCGAGCGGATCAAAACAAGGGATATCCGAGTCATCCCCGGCATTAAGAAGTTCACGCGCGGCACGGTCGAGCTTCTTAACGGCGATAAACTTGAGATCGATTCGGTTATTTTGGCAACTGGATACTGCAGTAACGTCCCCGTTTGGTTACAG GAAACTGTATTATTTTCCAAGAATGGGTTTCCAAAATCTCCATTACCAGATGGATGGAAAGGAAAAGATGGACTATACGCCGTGGGATTCACAAGGACAGGCCTATCTGGTGTATCCGCAGACGCCACCAAAATAGCTCAAGATATTGGCAGTCTCTGGAGACATAATTTGAAGCATTATAAGAAGCAAAAAGTGCCCATCCACAGAAGATGCATTGCAACCTTTCAATCAAAGGGGCCTTGA